The Arachis ipaensis cultivar K30076 chromosome B07, Araip1.1, whole genome shotgun sequence genome includes a window with the following:
- the LOC110265128 gene encoding protein FAR1-RELATED SEQUENCE 11-like — protein sequence MTYFSEDQSGMPMKDKILVRFCICSVGIMGGGAHRFGTVVSEEVGAAEAGRNIFLMSSYSRTIHELDAEDEENFNVSEDSENCDATETPVDTGMEAEVEELEEESPNERHGEQNGSAEHVMLSRAQILEMEFANPDEACRFHEQYSRAKGFAMRQGKKMKNRKGEIDEMRIKRKANSTSWYVCRFVDKHNHDLLPAKFVSYLPAYRKISDVDRAHMDSLRQVGISIPKIYESIAA from the exons ATGACGTATTTCAGTGAAGATCAAAGTGGGATGCCGATGAAGGATAAG ATTTTGGTAAGATTTTGCATATGCTCAGTGGGTATTATGGGGGGAGGGGCGCATCGGTTTGGAACAGT AGTCTCGGAGGAAGTTGGGGCAGCAGAGGCAGGgcgaaatatttttttaatgtctTCTTATAGCAGAACAATCCACGAATTGGATGCAGAAGATGAAGAGAATTTTAACGTCTCCGAGGATAGCGAAAATTGTGATGCAACG GAGACGCCAGTGGATACAGGGATGGAAGCAGAGGTAGAGGAGTTGGAGGAAGAATCACCGAATGAACGACATGGTGAGCAAAATGGCAGTGCTGAACATGTAATGCTTAGTCGTGCACAGATATTAGAGATGGAGTTCGCTAACCCGGATGAGGCGTGTCGTTTCCATGAGCAATACAGTCGAGCAAAAGGTTTTGCCATGCGACAAGGGAAGAAAATGAAGAATAGGAAGGGTGAAATT GATGAGATGAGGATAAAGCGAAAAGCCAATAGCACTAGTTGGTATGTGTGTCGTTTTGTGGATAAGCATAACCACGACCTTCTTCCAGCAAAGTTTGTGTCATACCTGCCAGCATATAGGAAAATATCAGATGTTGATAGAGCTCACATGGATAGTTTGAGGCAGGTTGGAATTTCAATTCCCAAAATTTATGAGTCTATTGCTGCCTAG